From Granulimonas faecalis:
ACGAGACCGGCCAGACCATCATCGCCGGCATGGGCGAGCTGCACCTCGAGATCATCGTCGACCGCCTGCGCCGCGAGTTCAAGGTGGAGTGCAACGTGGGCAAGCCCCAGGTCGCCTACCGCGAGACCGCCGGCAAGCCCGTCACCCACGCCGAGGGCAAGTTCGTCCGCCAGTCCGGCGGCCGCGGCCAGTACGGCCATGCCATCATCGACATCGAGCCCACCGAGCCCGGCAGCGGCTACGAGTTCGTCAACGCCATCGTCGGCGGCGTGGTGCCCAAGGAGTTCATCCCCTCCATCGACAAGGGCATCCAGGAGGCGCTGCAGTCCGGCGTCATCGCCGGCTACCCGGTCGTGGACGTCAAGGTGACCCTCACCGACGGCTCCTACCACGAGGTCGACTCCTCCGAGGCCGCCTTCAAGATCGCCGGCTCCATGGCCATCAAGGACGCCCTCAAGAAGTCCAACCCCGTCCTGCTCGAGCCCATCGAGGCCGTCGAGGTCGAGACTCCCGAGGAGTACATGGGCGACGTAATGGGCAACCTCTCCAGCCGTCGCGGCAAGATCGAGGGCATGGAGGACCGCCGCAACACCAAGGTCATCAAGGCCAAGGTGCCCCTGGGCGAGATGTTCGGCTATGCCACCGACCTCCGCTCCCAGACCCAGGGCCGCGCGAGCTACACCATGCAGTTCGCCGAGTACGAGCCCGTCCCCAAGAACGTTGCCGACGAGATCGTCAGCAAGGCCGGCGGAAACGCCTAGTCACCAAGCCCGCGAGCATTCCGCCCGCCCATCGATGGAGGTACCACGTTGTCTAACCAGAAGATCAGGATCCGCCTCAAGGGCTTCGACCACGAGGTCGTCGACCAGTCCTCCCGGCAGATCGTCGAGACCGCCCAGAAGACCGGCGCCCGCGTCTCCGGCCCGATCCCCCTGCCCACCGAGCGCAATCTCTACTGCGTCATCCGCTCGCCGCACAAGGACAAGGACTCCCGCGAGCAGTTCGAGATGCGCACCCACAAGCGCCTCATCGACATCCTCGACCCCCCGAGCGAGACCGTCGACTCGCTGATGCGCCTCGACCTTCCCGCGGGCGTGGAGATCGACATCAAGCTCGACGCCTAAGTCAAGGCAGTCGACAGGGGCCGGGCCGCAAGCCCGGCCCCTTTTCCTGGGCCCGCCATTCCCGTTTTGTTCTTCCTCTGGGGAGAATCTATGAAATGGGGAAGGCGGGCCCTATACTATTCAGGCTGCAATTTGGGGTGTTCTGTGCCGAGACTCATACCACGGGGTCGGGCGTATCCCAAAGAGCGGCGATCCGTAGGATGTGGTCCTCTGGGAACGGGGGCATGCGGTCCCCGTGCCGTCCCATGACCACCGAAGGTAAGGAACAGGAATGGTCAGCACGATTCTCGGCCGCAAGCTCGGGATGACGCAGGTCTGGGACGAGGAGGACAACGTCGTCCCCGTCACCGTCATCCAGGCCGGCCCCTGCGTCGTCTCGCAGGTCAAGTCCGAGGCCACCGACGGCTACGACGCCGTCCAGATCGGCTTCGGCGACATCAAGGCCTCCCGCGTCAACAAGCCCATGAAGGGCCACTTCGCCAAGGCCGGCGTCGAGCCCATGCGCTATCTGCGCGAGGTCCGCGTAGACAACGCCGCCGACCACAAGGTGGGCGACGTCGTGAGCGTGGCGGACTTCGAGGGCGTCAAGAACGTGGACGTCACCGGTACCTCCAAGGGCAAGGGCTTCCAGGGCACCATCAAGCGCTGGAACTTCGCCTGCGGCCCCATCACCCACGGCTCCCGCAACCAGCGCCGCCCGGGCTCCATCGGCCAGTGCGCCTACCCCGCCCGCGTGCGCAAGGGCCTGCACATGGCCGGCCACATGGGCCACGAGCGCGTCACCGTCAAGAACCTCAAGCTGGTGCGCATCGACCCCGAGCAGAACCTCATGCTCGTGAAGGGCGCCGTGCCCGGCCCCAAGAACGCCTTGGTCCAGATCCGCATGGCCTAAGGGCCTTCGAACGTTCTCACCCTCAGGCTCACAAGGAGAATCCAGATGTCCAACATCGAAGTCAAGAATGCGGAGGGCGCCTCGGTCAAGACCGTCGAGCTCGATTCCCGCGTGTTCGGCATCGAGCCGAACATCCCGGTGGTGCACCACGTGGTGGTCAACTACCTGTCCTGCCTGCGTCAGGGCACCCATGACACCAAGGGCCGCTCCGAGGTCTCCGGCGGCGGCAAGAAGCCGTGGCGCCAGAAGGGCACCGGCCGTGCCCGTCAGGGCTCCATCCGCGCCACCCAGTGGGTCGGCGGCGGCGTGCCCTTCGGCCCCACCCCGCGCTCGCACTACAAGCGCACCAACAAGAAGGAGATCAAGCTGGCCATGCGCTCTGTCCTCTCGGGCAAGCTGGCCGACGGCGAGCTCTTCCTCGTCGATTCCATCGACTTCGGCGATGAGCCCAAGACCAAGAAGGCCAAGGCCCTCCTCGAGTCCCTCGGCATCGCCGACAAGCGCGTGACCGTCGTGGTGGGCAACGACGACATCGTCGAGATGATCTCGTTCCGCAACCTCCCCAACGTCCGCGTCCTGGGCGTCAACGAGGCCAACACCCACAACCTCATCGACAACGGCGCCCTCCTCATGACCGAGGCCGTCGCCAAGACCCTCGAGGAGGCTCTCGTCTAATGAACTCCGTCTACAACGTCATCATCCGCCCCATCGTCTCGGAGCGCACCTTCGACCAGATGGGCGACAACAAGTACACCTTCGAGGTGGCCGGTGACGCCGCCAAGCAGGAGATCGCCAGCGCCGTGGAGCAGATCTTCAACGTGAAGGTCGTCAAGGTCAACACCATGTGGGTCAAGCCCAAGAACAAGCGCGTGCGCTACGCCCAGGGCAAGACCCGCCGCTGGAAGAAGGCCATCGTCACCCTCGCCGAGGGCGACACCATCGAGATCTTCGGCCAGCAGGTCGCAGAGTAGTCCTCTGATGAGGCCCGGGCCCCGTCGCGGGTCCGGGTCGGTGCCGCAATGGATACGCGCGGTACCGTGGTAATCCGGCGTCGTCCCGGTCCCGGCGTCAAGCCGATCCCTGGCCGGGGCGGCCATCGGACATATTCGAAAGGGAACATCACCATGGGAGTCAAGCATCTCAAGCCGACCAGCGCGGGCAGGCGTTGGCAGACGGTCTCGGACTTCTCCGAGATCACCTGCACCACGCCCGAGAAGTCGCTTCTCGAGCCCCTGCCCAAGAAGGCCGGTCGCAACAACAACGGCCGCATCACCACCCGTCACCAGGGCGGCCGCGTCAAGCGCAAGTACCGTCGCATCGACTTCAAGCGCAACAAGGACGGCGTGCCCGCCAAGGTCGCCACGATCGAGTACGACCCCAACCGCTCGGCCCGCATCGCCCTGCTGCACTACGTCGACGGCGCCAAGGCCTACATCCTGGCCCCCAAGGGCCTCAAGGTGGGCGACACCGTCATCTCCGGCCCCGGCGCCGACATCAAGCCCGGCAACGCCCTGCCGCTGTCCGAGATCCCCGTCGGCACCCTGGTCCACGCCATCGAGTTCCAGCCTGGCAAGGGCGCTGCCATCGCCCGTTCCGCCGGCACCTCGGTGCAGCTCATGGGCAAGGAGGGCAAGTACGCCATCCTGCGCATGCCGTCTTCCGAGATGCGCCGTGTGCTGGTCACCTGCCGCGCCACCGTGGGCGAGGTCGGCAACGCCGACCACTCCAACATCCGCATCGGCAAGGCCGGCCGTAACCGCTACAAGGGCATCCGTCCCACCGTCCGCGGCACGGTCATGAACCCGGTCGACCACCCGCACGGCGGCGGCGAGGGCAAGAACCACACCTCCGGCCGTCCCTCGGTCTCTCCCTGGGGCAAGCCGTCCAAGGGCGCCAAGACCCGCGACCCGAAGAAGGGTTCGAACCGTCTCATCATCCGCCGTCGCAAGACGAAGTAGCGCAGTCGCGAGAAGCAGGAGCAATTACCTATGAGCAGGAGTCTCAAGAAGGGCCCGTACGTGGAGACCCGCCTCCTCCAGCGCGTCGTCGCGCAGAACGAGGCCGGCACCAAGGAGGTCATCAAGACCTGGTCGCGTGCCTCCACCATCTTCCCCGACATGGTCGGCCACACCATCGCCGTCCACGACGGCCGCAAGCACGTGCCCGTGTACATCACCGAGTCCATGGTGGGCCACAAGCTCGGCGAGTTTGCCCCCACCCGCACCTTCCGCGGACACAAGGCCTAAAAGAGGGGATAGACAAGCATGGCAAAGAGCACCACTAATCCGTCGCACGTGTCCGCGACCGCGAAGTACGTGCGCGTCGCGCCGCGCAAGGCGCGCCTGGTCGTCGACCAGATCCGCAACAAGTCCGTCGAGCGCGCCATGGAGATCCTCCGCTTCTCCGAGCGTGCCGTGGCGGTCGACGTCGAGAAGGTCCTCCGCTCCGCGGTGGCCAACGCCTACCAGAACAAGGGCTTCCGTCCCGACGACCTCGTGATCGTCGAGACCTACGTCGACGAGGGCCCCACCCTGAAGCGCATCCGTCCCCGCGCCAAGGGCTCGGCCTCGCGCATCAACAAGCGCACCAGCCACATCACCGTCACCGTCGCTCCCCGAAAGGAGGCGTAACAGATCCATGGGTCACAAGGTTTCTCCCACCGGATTCCGTCTCGGCGTCACCGAGAACTGGCGTTCTCGCTGGTACGCCGATAAGGATTACTCGGCCAACGTCGGCAACGACCTCAAGATCCGCAAGTTCCTCAAGAAGCGCCTCGAGCGTGCCGCCCTCTCCCGGGTCGACATCGAGCGTGCCGGCAACAAGGTGAAGGTGGTCATCTACACCGCCCGTCCCGGCATCGTCATCGGCAAGAAGGGCTCCGAGATCGACGCCCTCCGTCGTGAGCTCGAGAAGATCGCCGGCACCGAGAAGGGCGGCGTGTCCGTCGACGTCATCGAGGTCAAGCGCCCCGAGCTCGACGCCAGCCTGGTCGCCCAGTCCATCGCCGAGCAGCTCGAGCAGCGCATCGCCTTCCGTCGCGCCATGCGCAAGGCCGTCCAGAGCGCCCGCAAGTCCGGCGCCAAGGGCATCCGCATCGAGTGCTCCGGCCGTCTCGGTGGTGCCGAGATGGGCCGCCGCGAGTGGTACCGCGAGGGTCGCGTGCCCCTGCAGACCCTCCGTGCCAAGATCGACTTCTCCGAGGCCACTGCCCGCACCATCATGGGTGCCTGCGGCGTGAAGACCTGGATCTACCTCGGCGAGAAGCTGCCGGGCCAGCCTGCGCCCAACCCTGCGCTCGAGGGCCCGTCCCGCCCCCGTCGCCGTAACGAGAGGAGGGGCAACTAATGCTGGCTCCCAAGCGTGTTCTCCACCGCAAGGTGCAGCGCGGTTCCATGAAGGGCAAGGCCAAGGGCGGCACCAAGCTCAACTTCGGCTCCTGGGGCATCCGCGCCGAGGAGTGCCACTGGATCACCAACCGCCAGATCGAGGCCGCCCGTATCGCCATGACCCGCCAGATGAAGCGTGGCGGCAAGGTCTGGATCACCATCTTCCCGGACAAGCCCATCACCAAGAAGCCCGCCGAGACCCGCATGGGTTCCGGTAAGGGCAACCCGGAGGAGTGGGTGGCCGTCGTCAAGCCCGGCCGCATCATGTTCGAGATCGACGGCGTGAGCGAAGAGGTTGCCAAGGAGGCCCTGCGTCTGGCGCAGCACAAGCTTCCCATCCGCACCAAGATCGTCTCCCGCGCCGACCAGGCCGAGGAGGATTAACCAGTATGAAGGCCAAAGAGATTCGCGAGCTCACCGACGAGCAGCTGTCCACCAAGCTCGAGGAGGCCAGGGCCGAGCTCTTCAACCTGCGCTTCCAGATGGCCACGAGCCAGCTCGACAACACCGCTCGGGTGACCACCGTCAAGCGTGACATCGCCCGAATCCAGACCGAGATGCGCGCGCGCGAGATCGCGGCCGCCAAAGCCGCCAACTAGTCGCTAGGGGAGAAGAAACATGAGCGATTCCCGTAATTCGCGCAAGGTCCGCACCGGCGTCGTGTCGTCGATCTCCGGCGACAAGTCCATCACGGTGTCGATCACCGAGCGCAAGCCGCACCCCAAGTACGGCAAGATGATGAACGTCACCAAGAAGCTCCACGCCCACGACGAGAACAACGAGTGCGGCATCGGCGACACCGTGAGGGTCATGGAGACCCGCCCCCTGTCCAAGACCAAGCGCTGGCGTCTTGTGGAGATCGTCGAGAAGGCCAAGTAGCCACCGCCATCAGAACCCCGGCACACGTGCGTCGCTCTCGTGGGCGCACCTCTGGAACCCGGCGGTACGGAGGATAGAACTATGATTCAAATGGAGACCGTGCTCAACGTCGCTGACAACAGCGGCGCGCGCAAGGTGAAGTGCATCAAGGTCCTGGGCGGCTCCAAGCGCCGTTACGCCGGCATCGCCGACGTCATCGTGTGCGCCGTCCAGGAGGCCACCCCCGGTGGCTCGGTGAAGAAGGGCGACGTCGTCCGTTGCGTCGTCGTGCGCACCGTCAAGGAGACCCGCCGCAAGGACGGCAGCTACATCCGCTTCGACCAGAACGCCTGCGTCCTGATCGACAAGGACGGCAATCCCGTCGGCACCCGTATCTTCGGGCCCGTCGCCCGCGAGCTGCGCGACCGCAAGTACATGAAGATCGTCTCGCTCGCACCCGAGACGCTGTAGGAGGTCCAGACGATATGCCTAAGATGAACGTCAAGAAGGGCGACCTCGTCGAGGTCATCTCCGGCAAGGACAAGGGCGCCCGCGGCAAGGTGCTGCGCGCGCTGCCCTCCGAGGGCCGTGTGGTCGTCGAGGGCGTCGCCATGGTCAAGAAGGCCATGCGCCCGACCCAGGCCAACCCCCAGGGCGGCATCGTGAGCCAGGAGGCCCCCATCTACGTGTCCAACGTGATGCTGGTCTGCCCGAGCTGCGACAAGGCCACCCGTGTGGGCCACGACTGGAACGACGAGGGCAAGAAGGTCCGCGTCTGCAAGAAGTGCGGCGCCCAGTTCTAAGGAACCCAGGCAACGCCTGACAGTGGGCCCCGGCGACACGTTCGCCGGGGCCCGTTTTTGTCGGATTCATTGTGTGGCGGGCGCGATTCTCGCGTGCCTGCCATTGACTCTGTCCTATGATTCTGAATTGCACTGTGCCGGCCCCTGGCCAAAGACCATGACCAGGGGGCGCGAGGACCCCGGAGCCATAGGACAGCCCCGCGCTTAAAACCCCAGAAGGAGAACCATGGCAGAAGAGAAGTACGTCCCCCGTCTCAAGACCAGGTACGAGGACGAGGTGCGCGCCAAGCTCATCGAGCAGTTCGGCTACACCAACCCCATGACCGTCCCGCAGATCGAGAAGATCGTCGTGAACATGGGCGTGGGCGAGGCCGCCACCGACGCCAAGGCCATCGACGCCGCCGTCGCCGACCTCCGCACCATCACGGGCCAGCAGCCCATGGTCACCCGAGCCCGCAAGTCCATCGCCACCTTCCACCTCCGTGCCGGCATGCCCATCGGCGCCAAGGTGACCCTGCGCAAGGACCGCATGTGGGACTTCCTCGACCGCCTCATCGACATCGCCATCCCGCGCATTCGTGACTTCCGCGGCCTCCCCGTCAAGAGCTTCGACGGCCGCGGCAACTACTCCCTTGGCGTGACCGAGCAGACGATCTTCCCGGAGATCGACTTCGACAAGGTCGACCATACCCGCGGCATGGACATCACCATCGTCACCACCGCCGCCACCGACGAGGAGGGCAAGGCCCTGCTCGAGGGCTTCAACTTCCCGTTCAAGAAGAACGGCAAGTAAACCAGGTTTCCATGTGTCGCCCGGCAGCTGCCGGGACGCATTGATGAAGGAGGATTTGTGGCTAAGACTTCGATGATCGTCAAGGCCCAGCGCACGCCGAAGTACTCCACGCGCACGCAGCGCCGCTGCCAGCGGTGCGGCCGTCCGCACTCGGTGTACCGCAAGTTCGGCCTGTGCCGTGTCTGCCTGCGCGAGCTGGCAAACAAGGGCGATCTCCCCGGTGTCCGCAAGGCCAGCTGGTAAGGCTGGGGGACCTCGGAGGAGGACCCGCGAGAAGGCGTCGGCGCCACGGGTGCCGACGAACCGATCGTGGTGGTTTCATCCGTAACGAAGGAGAATCTGCATGAACGTGAACGACCCCATCAGCGATATGCTCACGCGCATCCGCAACGCGAACACCGTCGGCAAGGCCGAGGTGGCCATGCCGTCCACAAAGGTGCTCGTCGAGATCGCCCGTGTGCTCCAGGAGGAGGGCTACGTCGAGGGCTACGTGGTGAACGACACCAAGCCCCAGAAGACCCTCGTCATCACCCTCAAGTACGGGCCCAAGCGCGCCCGCACCATCAAGGGCATCAAGCGCATCTCCAAGCCCGGTCTGCGCAAGTACTCTTCCGCTGCCGACCTGCCCCGCGTGCTGGGCGGCCTCGGCACTGCCGTGATCTCCACCTCCCGTGGCATGATGTGCGACCGCGACGCCCGCAAGGCCGGCGTCGGCGGCGAGATCATCGCCTTCGTGTGGTAACCCGGCAGGACTGAAAGGAGATACCGTGTCCCGTATCGGCAAGATGCCTGTCCAGATTCCCGCCGGAGTCACCGTGGCAGTCGACAACAGCACCGTGATCGTCAAGGGCCCGAAGGGCGAGCTCACCCGCACCTTCTCGCCCCTGGTGTCCTTCAAGGTCGAGGGTGACGAGGTGCTCGTCGCCCCCGAGAACGAGACCCGCGAGGCCAACGCCCAGTGGGGTCTCTCCCGCACCCTCGTGCACAACATGGTCCTGGGCGTGTCCCAGGGCTTCGAGAAGCGCCTGCAGCTGGTCGGCGTCGGTTACCGCGCCGCCCTCAAGGGCCGCGACCTCGACCTCTCCCTTGGCTACTCCCACCCCGTCATCATGGCGGCCCCGGAGAACATCTCCTTCGAGGTCCCCGACAACACCCACATCGTGGTGAAGGGCATCTCCAAGGAGCAGGTCGGCCAGGTTGCCGCCGAGATCCGTGCCAAGCGTCCCCCCGAGCCCTACAAGGGCAAGGGCATCCGCTACGAGGACGAGCACGTGCGCCGCAAGCTCGGTAAGGCCGCCAAGTAGTGTCTGCGCCCGGTTTTCAAGTCCGCCACCCCGTCAGGTGGCGGCGTGATAGAAGGAGACTGTTTCCATGAACAAGCAGAAGGCGAAGAAGCTCGGGCTGAAGCGCCGCGAGCGTCGCGTCCGCAGCAAGATCACCGGAACCGCGGAGCGTCCGCGCCTCTCGGTGCACCGCACCAATGCCAACATCTACGCGCAGGTGATCGACGACGTCGACGCCAAGACCATCTGCACCTGCTCCACCCTCGACCCCGAGTTCCGCGCCACCGGCAAGCTGGGCTCCAACAAGGAGGCCGCCGAGATCGTGGGCAAGCTCATCGGCGAGCGCGCGCTCGCCAAGGGCGTCACCACCGTCACGTTCGACCGTGGCGGCCGCATCTACCATGGCCGCGTCAAGGCCCTCGCCGATGGTGCCCGCGCTGCGGGCCTGAAGTTCTAGGAGGTATGACAGATGGCTCGTAACCCGAAGCAGCGTGACGCCTCCGATCTCCAGGAGCGCGTCGTCTTCATCCACCGTGTGTCCAAGGTCGTCAAGGGCGGCCGCCGCTTCTCCCTCGTCGCCCTCGTGGCCGTGGGCGACGGCAAGGGCAACGTCGGCCTCGGCATGGGCAAGTCCGCCGAGGTGCCCCTGGCCATCCAGAAGGCCGTCGACGACGCCAAGAAGAACATGTTCCACGTGCCCGTCACCGACGAGGGCTCCATCCCCCACAAGGTCATGGGCCACTTCGGTGCCGGCCGCGTGCTGATCCAGCCCGCCATCGAGGGTACCGGTGTCATCTCCGGTGGCTCCGTGCGCCCGCTGTTCGAGCTCGCCGGCATCAAGAACGTCATGTCGAAGTCGCTCGGCACCACCAACGCCATGAACGTCATCAAGGCGGCGGCCGACGGCCTCAAGCAGCTTGAGAGCCCCGAGCAGACCGCTGAGCGCCGCGGCATCACCGTGGCCCAGATGTTCGGCACGAAGGAGAACTAACGATGGCCAACACCCTCAAGATCAAGCTCGTCAGGAGCGCGGTCACCCAGGTCAAGGGCGACCAGACGCGTACCGCCCGCGCCCTCGGCCTCCGTCGTATCGGCGACGTCGTCGAGCAGCCCGACAACCCCAGCATCAGGGGCATGGTCTTCAAGATCAAGCACCTGGTCGAAGTGGAAGAGAACTAGGAGTACCCCCATGCAGCTCAATGATCTCCGTCCCGCAGACGGTGCCAAGAAGAAGCGCAAGCGCATCGGTCGCGGCAACTCCTCCGGTCACGGCACCACCGCCGGCCGCGGCACCAAGGGTCAGCTCTCCCGCTCCGGCGGCGGCAAGGGCGCCGGCTTCGAGGGCGGCCAGAACCCGCTCGCCATGCGCCTGCCCAAGCTCCCCGGCTTCAAGAACCCCAACCGCGTGGAGTACGCCCCCGTCAACCTCGACCGCCTCGAGGCCAAGTTCGAGGCCGGCGACGTGGTGGACGGCGCCTCCCTCGAGGCCAAGGGCATCATCAAGAAGGCCTCCACGCCCGTGAAGGTCCTCGGCGACGGCGAGCTCACCAAGGCCCTCACCGTCAAGGTCGACAAGGTGTCCGCCTCTGCCCAGAAGAAGATCGAGGCAGCCGGAGGAAAGGTCGAGTAATCGTGCTAAAAGGTATTGCCAACGCGTTCCGTGTGAAGGAACTCCGTGACAAGATCTTGCTGACGATCGGCATCCTCGTGCTGTACCGCATCGGCGCCTACGTGCCGGTGCCGGGCATCCCCTTCGAGGGCATGCTCAACCAATTCCAGACCGCACTCGGCGATCAGAGCGCGCTCGCCCTCCTGAACCTGTTCAGTGGCGGCGCGCTCGCCCGCGTGTCGGTCTTCAGCCTCGGCATCATGCCCTACATCACGGCCCAGATCATCATGCAGATGCTCCAGGCCGTGATTCCCTCCCTCGGCGAGCTCGCCAAGGAGGGCGATGCCGGTCAGCGCAAGATCACTCAGTACACCCGCTACATCACCGTGGGGCTCGCGCTGCTCAACGCGGTGGGCTACCTCTTCCTGTTCAAGAGCGACGCCTACGGCATCAACTTCACGGGCATCCCCGCCCCCGAGTGGCTCATGGACGTCATGGTGGTCGTCACCATGCTGGCCGGCGCCATGATCATCATGTGGCTCGGCGAGGTCATCACCCAGCGCGGTGTGGGCAACGGCATGTCGCTCATCATCTTCGCCAACATCATGGCCGGCCTTCCCGCGGCCATCTTCAGCTCGGTCTCCCAGGGCGACAACGGCGCCCTCATGACCGTGCTCGTGGTGCTGGTGATCCTGGCCGTCATCCCGTTCATCATCTACATCGAGCGCGGCCAGCGCCGCATCCCGGTGTCCTATGCCAAGCGCGTCCAGGGTCGTCGCGTGATGGGTGGGCAGTCCACCTACCTCCCGGTCAAGGTGAACACCGCCGGCGTCATTCCCATCATCTTCGCCTCGGCCATCCTGTACTTCCCGGCCCAGATCGCCGTGTTCTTCCCCACGGTGGGCTGGATGCAGGTCTTTGCCAACGCGGTCTCGGCCGGTTGGCTCAACTGGATCCTGTCGGTGCTGCTCATCGTCGCCTTCGCGTACTTCTACACCTCCATGGTGTTCAACCCGGAGGAGACGGCCGACCAGCTCCGCAAGCAGGGCGGCTACATCCCCGGCGTGCGCCCCGGCGCCGCCACGGCCGCCTACATCAAGGGCGTCCTCGACCACATCACCCTGCCGGGC
This genomic window contains:
- the rplO gene encoding 50S ribosomal protein L15, with protein sequence MQLNDLRPADGAKKKRKRIGRGNSSGHGTTAGRGTKGQLSRSGGGKGAGFEGGQNPLAMRLPKLPGFKNPNRVEYAPVNLDRLEAKFEAGDVVDGASLEAKGIIKKASTPVKVLGDGELTKALTVKVDKVSASAQKKIEAAGGKVE
- the secY gene encoding preprotein translocase subunit SecY, which codes for MLKGIANAFRVKELRDKILLTIGILVLYRIGAYVPVPGIPFEGMLNQFQTALGDQSALALLNLFSGGALARVSVFSLGIMPYITAQIIMQMLQAVIPSLGELAKEGDAGQRKITQYTRYITVGLALLNAVGYLFLFKSDAYGINFTGIPAPEWLMDVMVVVTMLAGAMIIMWLGEVITQRGVGNGMSLIIFANIMAGLPAAIFSSVSQGDNGALMTVLVVLVILAVIPFIIYIERGQRRIPVSYAKRVQGRRVMGGQSTYLPVKVNTAGVIPIIFASAILYFPAQIAVFFPTVGWMQVFANAVSAGWLNWILSVLLIVAFAYFYTSMVFNPEETADQLRKQGGYIPGVRPGAATAAYIKGVLDHITLPGALFLAVIAVAPSILFTFTSNTLIQAFGGTSILIMVGVALDTLTQVESQLKTHDYEGLFIR